From Zalophus californianus isolate mZalCal1 chromosome 16, mZalCal1.pri.v2, whole genome shotgun sequence, one genomic window encodes:
- the GAST gene encoding gastrin, producing MQRLCVYMLILALALATSSEASWRPRSQMQEAPSGPGANRGLQPHWLDRLGTASHQRRQLGFQGPPQLVADLSKKQGPWVEEEEAAYGWMDFGRRSAEEGDQRP from the exons ATGCAGCGACTGTGTGTGTACATGCTGATCTTGGCGCTGGCTCTGGCTACCTCCTCTGAAGCTTCTTGGAGGCCCCGCTCCCAGATGCAGGAGGCACCCTCGGGTCCAGGGGCAAACAGGGGCCTGCAGCCACACTGGCTGGACCGGCTGGGTACGGCCTCTCACCAGCGAAGGCAGCTAGGGTTCCAGGGTCCCCCACAGCTGGTGGCAG ACCTGTCCAAGAAGCAGGGACCGTGGgtggaggaagaagaagcagCTTACGGATGGATGGACTTCGGCCGCCGCAGTGCTGAGGAAGGGGACCAGCGTCCCTAG